The following coding sequences are from one Xiphophorus couchianus chromosome 7, X_couchianus-1.0, whole genome shotgun sequence window:
- the LOC114148154 gene encoding zinc finger protein 723: MLDKTDDQQQEESRLCSECGCSFSPPQLDSHYDSTSAQQKQTDSRDAPFKCPSCEAGGSSSPPNGRRAHQRIRLDPHSCSICNKTFISSAHLSLHLTSHNKERKFRCNICGKFFHQSSHLMAHKVIHSGDKPFKCPECGKNFGRASHLKTHRRLHTGEKPFKCTYCSKSFTQKAGLLAHIRLHTGERPYKCEQCGAGFRSMSTLLSHKALEAAGQARPTPVPAIISAPAPPVNKPHEAQSNMVDLKCGVCCRTFVRSSYIRLHIRLKKGQRPYHCKVCNKTFVKLETFVNHCDKHLKQKKEKKCVKYEVVKPPQFVPLSRLPSPESLPNQELSSEMKTHITIKTETDV, encoded by the coding sequence ATGCTGGATAAAACCGATgaccagcagcaggaggagtCCAGGCTCTGCTCAGAGTGTGGGTGCAGTTTCAGCCCACCACAGCTGGACTCCCACTATGATTCCACATCAGCTCAGCAGAAGCAGACAGACAGCAGAGATGCTCCATTCAAATGTCCATCCTGTGAGGCTGGAGGCAGCAGCAGCCCCCCTAACGGCCGGCGAGCCCATCAGCGCATTCGACTGGAccctcacagctgcagcatATGCAACAAAACCTTCATCTCATCTGCCCACCTGAGTCTTCACCTCACCTCCCACAACAAGGAAAGGAAGTTCAGGTGTAACATCTGCGGTAAGTTCTTCCATCAGTCCTCCCACTTGATGGCTCATAAGGTGATCCACAGTGGCGATAAACCGTTTAAATGCCCCGAGTGTGGAAAGAACTTTGGGCGCGCCTCACACTTGAAGACCCACCGTCGGCTGcacacaggagagaagcctTTTAAATGCACCTACTGCAGCAAGTCGTTTACCCAGAAGGCTGGACTTCTGGCACACATTCGACTCCACACCGGTGAAAGGCCCTACAAATGTGAACAGTGTGGCGCAGGCTTCCGCTCTATGTCTACTCTGCTCTCCCACAAGGCTCTTGAGGCCGCCGGACAAGCCAGACCCACACCTGTTCCTGCTATCATTTCTGCACCCGCGCCTCCAGTCAACAAGCCACACGAAGCGCAAAGCAACATGGTGGATCTTAAGTGCGGCGTCTGCTGCCGCACTTTTGTGCGCTCTTCATACATCCGGCTTCACATACGCCTAAAAAAAGGCCAGCGACCTTATCACTGCAAAGTATGCAACAAGACCTTCGTCAAGTTGGAAACGTTCGTGAACCACTGTGACAAACACTtgaagcagaaaaaggaaaaaaaatgtgttaaatacgAAGTTGTTAAGCCTCCACAGTTTGTTCCGCTCTCCAGGCTTCCTTCCCCAGAGAGCTTACCCAATCAGGAGTTATCCTCGGAGATGAAAACACACATCACAATAAAAACTGAGACTGATGTTTAA
- the prmt2 gene encoding protein arginine N-methyltransferase 2 isoform X3, with amino-acid sequence MLSDRSRTETYRQVIVSNSASLRDKVVMDLGCGTGIISMFCAQLAKPSMVYAVEASSMVEHTRQLVKQNGCEEVVTVLQGRAEELELPEQVDILVSEWMGNCLLFEFMVESVLLARDRWLRDGGVMWPSSAALALVPCQADSYYTEKMAFWERPYGLDFTPLQPLAQQEFFTKPKFSHLIDPEDCLSAPCDVICLNMYTVQVRDLEEMKGEFQFCVEKPGIFHGFTAWFTVQFESLEMGGATVELNTGPNSDPTHWKQTLFMLDRPIQVYTGDSIHGNIVLRRNPVWRRHMTVMLHWNINSNTDDCQANISLNIHIHKCAVVFMTFVHFLLTFIGWNKKFPHVEVTGLWRINSKPVKYVHSLPMSCC; translated from the exons ATGCTGTCGGACCGGAGCCGGACCGAGACATACCGGCAGGTTATTGTCAGCAATAGCGCTTCACTTAGGGATAAAGTGGTGATGGACCTCGGCTGTGGGACTGGCATTATCAGCATGTTCTGTGCTCAGCTGGCCAAACCTTCTATG GTGTATGCTGTAGAGGCAAGCTCCATGGTGGAGCACACCAGACAGCTGGTGAAGCAGAACGGCTGTGAAGAGGTGGTCACTGTGCTCCAGGGGCGAGCAGAGGAGCTTGAGCTGCCAGAGCAGGTGGACATCCTGGTGTCTGAGTGGATGGGAAACTGTCTGCTG TTTGAGTTCATGGTGGAGTCGGTCCTCTTGGCCAGGGATCGCTGGCTCCGGGATGGTGGTGTGATGTGGCCCTCCTCAGCAGCTTTAGCTCTGGTTCCATGTCAGGCCGACAGCTACTACACAGAGAAAATGGCCTTCTGGGAGCGACCTTATGGCCTGGACTTCACACCACTACA GCCTTTGGCACAGCAGGAGTTCTTCACCAAGCCAAAGTTCAGCCATCTTATTGACCCTGAGGACTGCCTCTCTGCTCCCTGTGATGTCATCTGCCTTAACATGTACACTGTACAAGTGAGAGACCTTGAG GAAATGAAGGGTGAGTTTCAGTTTTGTGTGGAGAAGCCTGGAATTTTCCACGGATTCACGGCCTGGTTCACTGTTCAGTTTGAAAGCCTGGAGATGGGAGGAGCAACAGTGGAGCTCAACACCGGACCAAACTCAGA TCCAACCCATTGGAAGCAGACTTTGTTCATGCTGGACAGGCCGATCCAGGTGTACACCGGAGACTCCATCCATGGAAACATTGTCCTGCGCAGAAACCCAGTGTGGAGACGCCACATGACCGTTATGTTGCACTGGAACATCAACAGCAACACGGACGACTGCCAGGCAAATATCTCACTAAACATCCATATTCATAAATGTGCTGTTGTTTTCATGACTTTTGTTCACTTTCTCCTTACATTTATAGGCTGGAACAAAAAGTTTCCCCATGTGGAGGTGACTGGTTTGTGGCGAATCAACAGTAAACCAGTCAAATATGTCCACTCTTTGCccatgagctgctgctga
- the prmt2 gene encoding protein arginine N-methyltransferase 2 isoform X1, which yields MQTEKVEEEEDAPEEYVALCDFTASGSEQLSFITGDKLLVHNKSSADWWWAELQGVIGYVPASYLRLDGAEEGDDTSLEDPWQDDEYFGSYGTLRLHLEMLSDRSRTETYRQVIVSNSASLRDKVVMDLGCGTGIISMFCAQLAKPSMVYAVEASSMVEHTRQLVKQNGCEEVVTVLQGRAEELELPEQVDILVSEWMGNCLLFEFMVESVLLARDRWLRDGGVMWPSSAALALVPCQADSYYTEKMAFWERPYGLDFTPLQPLAQQEFFTKPKFSHLIDPEDCLSAPCDVICLNMYTVQVRDLEEMKGEFQFCVEKPGIFHGFTAWFTVQFESLEMGGATVELNTGPNSDPTHWKQTLFMLDRPIQVYTGDSIHGNIVLRRNPVWRRHMTVMLHWNINSNTDDCQANISLNIHIHKCAVVFMTFVHFLLTFIGWNKKFPHVEVTGLWRINSKPVKYVHSLPMSCC from the exons ATGCAGACTGAGAAAgtagaagaagaggaggatgcTCCTGAAGAGTATGTTGCCCTGTGTGATTTCACTGCAAGCGGCTCTGAGCAG TTGAGTTTCATCACAGGAGACAAGCTGCTTGTGCACAACAAGTCTTCAGCAGATTGGTGGTGGGCAGAACTGCAGGGGGTGATCGGTTATGTTCCTGCCAGCTATCTGCGCCTGGATGGTGCTGAGGAGGGGGACGACACCTCCTTAGAGGACCCCTGGCAGGATGACGAATACTTCGGCAGCTATGGGACACTG AGACTTCACCTGGAGATGCTGTCGGACCGGAGCCGGACCGAGACATACCGGCAGGTTATTGTCAGCAATAGCGCTTCACTTAGGGATAAAGTGGTGATGGACCTCGGCTGTGGGACTGGCATTATCAGCATGTTCTGTGCTCAGCTGGCCAAACCTTCTATG GTGTATGCTGTAGAGGCAAGCTCCATGGTGGAGCACACCAGACAGCTGGTGAAGCAGAACGGCTGTGAAGAGGTGGTCACTGTGCTCCAGGGGCGAGCAGAGGAGCTTGAGCTGCCAGAGCAGGTGGACATCCTGGTGTCTGAGTGGATGGGAAACTGTCTGCTG TTTGAGTTCATGGTGGAGTCGGTCCTCTTGGCCAGGGATCGCTGGCTCCGGGATGGTGGTGTGATGTGGCCCTCCTCAGCAGCTTTAGCTCTGGTTCCATGTCAGGCCGACAGCTACTACACAGAGAAAATGGCCTTCTGGGAGCGACCTTATGGCCTGGACTTCACACCACTACA GCCTTTGGCACAGCAGGAGTTCTTCACCAAGCCAAAGTTCAGCCATCTTATTGACCCTGAGGACTGCCTCTCTGCTCCCTGTGATGTCATCTGCCTTAACATGTACACTGTACAAGTGAGAGACCTTGAG GAAATGAAGGGTGAGTTTCAGTTTTGTGTGGAGAAGCCTGGAATTTTCCACGGATTCACGGCCTGGTTCACTGTTCAGTTTGAAAGCCTGGAGATGGGAGGAGCAACAGTGGAGCTCAACACCGGACCAAACTCAGA TCCAACCCATTGGAAGCAGACTTTGTTCATGCTGGACAGGCCGATCCAGGTGTACACCGGAGACTCCATCCATGGAAACATTGTCCTGCGCAGAAACCCAGTGTGGAGACGCCACATGACCGTTATGTTGCACTGGAACATCAACAGCAACACGGACGACTGCCAGGCAAATATCTCACTAAACATCCATATTCATAAATGTGCTGTTGTTTTCATGACTTTTGTTCACTTTCTCCTTACATTTATAGGCTGGAACAAAAAGTTTCCCCATGTGGAGGTGACTGGTTTGTGGCGAATCAACAGTAAACCAGTCAAATATGTCCACTCTTTGCccatgagctgctgctga
- the prmt2 gene encoding protein arginine N-methyltransferase 2 isoform X2 yields MQTEKVEEEEDAPEEYVALCDFTASGSEQLSFITGDKLLVHNKSSADWWWAELQGVIGYVPASYLRLDGAEEGDDTSLEDPWQDDEYFGSYGTLRLHLEMLSDRSRTETYRQVIVSNSASLRDKVVMDLGCGTGIISMFCAQLAKPSMVYAVEASSMVEHTRQLVKQNGCEEVVTVLQGRAEELELPEQVDILVSEWMGNCLLFEFMVESVLLARDRWLRDGGVMWPSSAALALVPCQADSYYTEKMAFWERPYGLDFTPLQPLAQQEFFTKPKFSHLIDPEDCLSAPCDVICLNMYTVQVRDLEEMKGEFQFCVEKPGIFHGFTAWFTVQFESLEMGGATVELNTGPNSDPTHWKQTLFMLDRPIQVYTGDSIHGNIVLRRNPVWRRHMTVMLHWNINSNTDDCQAGTKSFPMWR; encoded by the exons ATGCAGACTGAGAAAgtagaagaagaggaggatgcTCCTGAAGAGTATGTTGCCCTGTGTGATTTCACTGCAAGCGGCTCTGAGCAG TTGAGTTTCATCACAGGAGACAAGCTGCTTGTGCACAACAAGTCTTCAGCAGATTGGTGGTGGGCAGAACTGCAGGGGGTGATCGGTTATGTTCCTGCCAGCTATCTGCGCCTGGATGGTGCTGAGGAGGGGGACGACACCTCCTTAGAGGACCCCTGGCAGGATGACGAATACTTCGGCAGCTATGGGACACTG AGACTTCACCTGGAGATGCTGTCGGACCGGAGCCGGACCGAGACATACCGGCAGGTTATTGTCAGCAATAGCGCTTCACTTAGGGATAAAGTGGTGATGGACCTCGGCTGTGGGACTGGCATTATCAGCATGTTCTGTGCTCAGCTGGCCAAACCTTCTATG GTGTATGCTGTAGAGGCAAGCTCCATGGTGGAGCACACCAGACAGCTGGTGAAGCAGAACGGCTGTGAAGAGGTGGTCACTGTGCTCCAGGGGCGAGCAGAGGAGCTTGAGCTGCCAGAGCAGGTGGACATCCTGGTGTCTGAGTGGATGGGAAACTGTCTGCTG TTTGAGTTCATGGTGGAGTCGGTCCTCTTGGCCAGGGATCGCTGGCTCCGGGATGGTGGTGTGATGTGGCCCTCCTCAGCAGCTTTAGCTCTGGTTCCATGTCAGGCCGACAGCTACTACACAGAGAAAATGGCCTTCTGGGAGCGACCTTATGGCCTGGACTTCACACCACTACA GCCTTTGGCACAGCAGGAGTTCTTCACCAAGCCAAAGTTCAGCCATCTTATTGACCCTGAGGACTGCCTCTCTGCTCCCTGTGATGTCATCTGCCTTAACATGTACACTGTACAAGTGAGAGACCTTGAG GAAATGAAGGGTGAGTTTCAGTTTTGTGTGGAGAAGCCTGGAATTTTCCACGGATTCACGGCCTGGTTCACTGTTCAGTTTGAAAGCCTGGAGATGGGAGGAGCAACAGTGGAGCTCAACACCGGACCAAACTCAGA TCCAACCCATTGGAAGCAGACTTTGTTCATGCTGGACAGGCCGATCCAGGTGTACACCGGAGACTCCATCCATGGAAACATTGTCCTGCGCAGAAACCCAGTGTGGAGACGCCACATGACCGTTATGTTGCACTGGAACATCAACAGCAACACGGACGACTGCCAG GCTGGAACAAAAAGTTTCCCCATGTGGAGGTGA
- the ercc1 gene encoding DNA excision repair protein ERCC-1 yields the protein MKKRFHIDLDDSAFTKERTPIKPQFQPLSKGQQNTTAPATSATESVTKSFVQPISYADYIVQSKTTTAAAPQGDAPSKLVRAEGAGISSLQQGESVSSLTGGSETVQDCVKGAEVQPEEVKRNYEKHKTAAEDNSSLKSDPSVIQGPKPVGSGSSIIVSPRQRSNPILKFVRSVPWEFGDVVPDYVLGQTTCALFLSLRYHNLNPNYIHDRLKQLGSTFTLRVLLVQVDVKDPHHALKELARICVMADCTLILAWSPEEAGRYLETYKSYEKKPADLLKEQVEKDYLSKVTDCLTTVKSINKTDAITLLSTFSSVEGIINASKEDLVLCPGLGPQKAKRLYDVLHKPFLKSRTNNS from the exons ATGAAGAAGAGGTTTCACATCGATCTGGACGATTCTGCTTTCACTAAAGAAAGAACACCG ATAAAGCCGCAGTTCCAGCCTTTATCCAAAGGACAACAAAACACAACCGCTCCAGCTACGTCTGCCACAGAGTCGGTTACAAAATCATTTGTGCAGCCCATCTCCTATGCAGATTACATTGTCCAGAGTAAAACTACAACAGCTGCTGCTCCACAGGGAGATGCTCCCTCTAAACTGGTCAGGGCTGAGGGAGCTGGAATCAGCAGTCTGCAGCAAGGGGAGTCTGTGTCGTCCCTCACTGGGGGCTCTGAAACTGTTCAGGACTGTGTTAAAGGGGCTGAAGTTCAGCCCGAGGAGGTGAAAAGGAATTATGAAAAACACAAGACTGCTGCTGAGGATAACAGCAGTCTGAAGTCAGATCCTAGTGTCATCCAGGGTCCCAAACCAGTGGGATCTGGGAGCAGCATTATTGTCAGTCCTCGACAG aggAGTAATCCCATTCTAAAGTTTGTGAGGAGCGTGCCCTGGGAGTTTGGAGATGTTGTTCCTGATTACGTCTTGGGACAGACAACTTGTGCTCTTTTCCTCAG CTTGAGGTATCACAACCTAAATCCAAACTACATCCATGACCGTTTAAAGCAGCTTGGAAGTACATTCACCTTACGTGTGTTGCTGGTTCAAGTTGATGTG AAAGATCCTCATCACGCTTTAAAGGAACTGGCTCGCATCTGTGTCATGGCCGACTGCACTCTTATCTTGGCTTGGAG TCCAGAAGAAGCAGGACGTTACCTTGAAACATACAAGTCATATGAGAAGAAGCCAGCGGATCTTCTGAAGGAGCAAGTTGAAAAAGACTACCTGTCAAAg gTTACAGATTGCCTGACGACTGTGAAGTctataaacaaaacagatgcCATAACCTTGCTATCCACTTTTTCT TCTGTAGAGGGAATCATCAATGCCTCTAAAGAAGACTTGGTTCTCTGTCCGGGCCTCGGACCACAAAAG GCGAAACGTCTTTATGATGTCCTACATAAGCCTTTTCTGAAGTCAAGAACAAACAACAGCTGA